Proteins from a single region of Streptococcus mitis:
- the ybeY gene encoding rRNA maturation RNase YbeY, whose protein sequence is MYIEMVDETGQVSKEMLQQTQEILEFAAQKLGKEDKEMAVTFVTNERSHELNLEYRDTDRPTDVISLEYKPELEIAFDEEDLLENPELAEMMSEFDAYIGELFISIDKAHEQAEEYGHSFEREMGFLAVHGFLHINGYDHYTPEEEAEMFGLQEEILTAYGLTRQ, encoded by the coding sequence ATGTATATTGAAATGGTAGATGAAACTGGTCAAGTTTCAAAAGAAATGTTGCAACAAACCCAAGAAATTTTGGAATTTGCAGCCCAAAAATTAGGAAAAGAAGACAAGGAGATGGCAGTTACCTTTGTGACCAATGAGCGTAGTCATGAACTCAATCTGGAGTACCGTGACACCGACCGTCCGACAGATGTCATCAGCCTTGAGTATAAACCAGAATTGGAAATTGCCTTTGACGAAGAGGATTTGCTTGAAAATCCGGAATTGGCAGAGATGATGTCTGAGTTTGATGCCTATATTGGGGAACTGTTCATCTCTATCGATAAGGCACATGAGCAGGCCGAGGAATATGGCCATAGCTTTGAGCGTGAGATGGGCTTCTTGGCAGTACACGGCTTTTTACATATCAACGGCTATGATCACTACACTCCGGAAGAAGAAGCGGAGATGTTCGGTTTACAAGAAGAAATTTTGACAGCCTATGGACTCACAAGACAATAA
- a CDS encoding diacylglycerol kinase family protein, which produces MDSQDNKRKWKNRDLISSLEFALTGIFTAIKEERNMRKHAVTALVVILAGFVFQVSRIEWLFLLLSIFLVVAFEIINSAIENVVDLASHYHFSMLAKNAKDMAAGAVLVVSLFAALTGALIFLPRIWDLLF; this is translated from the coding sequence ATGGACTCACAAGACAATAAACGAAAATGGAAAAATCGTGACCTGATATCCAGTTTAGAATTTGCTCTCACAGGAATTTTTACTGCCATCAAGGAAGAACGCAATATGCGAAAACATGCAGTGACGGCTCTTGTAGTCATTCTTGCAGGTTTTGTTTTTCAGGTGTCACGAATCGAATGGCTCTTTCTCCTATTGAGCATTTTCTTGGTAGTAGCTTTTGAAATTATCAATTCTGCTATTGAAAATGTGGTGGATTTGGCCAGTCACTATCACTTTTCCATGCTGGCTAAAAATGCCAAGGATATGGCGGCAGGCGCGGTATTAGTGGTCTCTCTTTTCGCAGCCTTAACAGGCGCATTGATTTTTCTCCCACGAATCTGGGATTTATTATTTTAA
- the pavA gene encoding Rqc2 family fibronectin-binding protein PavA, with amino-acid sequence MSFDGFFLHHMVEELRRELVNGRIQKINQPFEQELVLQIRSNRQSHRLLLSAHPVFGRIQLTQTTFENPAQPSTFIMVLRKYLQGALIESIEQVENDRIVEITVSNKNEIGDHIQATLIIEIMGKHSNILLVDKSSHKILEVIKHVGFSQNSYRTLLPGSTYIAPPSTEALNPFTIKDEKLFEILQTQETTAKNLQSLFQGLGRDTANELERILVSEKLSTFRNFFNQETKPCLTETSFSPVPFANQVGEPFASLSDLLNTYYKDKAERDRVKQQASELIRRVENELQKNRHKLKKQEKELLATDNAEEFRQKGELLTTFLHQVPNDQDQVILDNYYTNQPITIALDKALTPNQNAQRYFKRYQKLKEAVKYLTELIEETKATILYLESVETVLNQAGLEEIAEIREELIQTGFIRRRQREKIQKRKKPEQYLASDGKTIIYVGRNNLQNEELTFKMARKEELWFHAKDIPGSHVVISGNLDPSDEVKTDAAELAAYFSQGRLSNLVQVDMIEVKKLNKPTGGKPGFVTYTGQKTLRVTPDPEKIASMKKS; translated from the coding sequence ATGTCATTTGACGGATTTTTTTTACACCACATGGTTGAGGAATTGCGAAGAGAATTAGTGAATGGTCGCATTCAGAAAATCAATCAACCTTTTGAACAAGAGTTGGTCTTGCAAATCCGTAGCAATCGCCAAAGTCATCGCCTGCTCCTTTCTGCCCATCCAGTTTTTGGACGCATTCAGCTGACCCAAACAACTTTTGAAAACCCAGCCCAGCCTTCTACCTTTATCATGGTTTTAAGAAAATATTTGCAGGGTGCCCTGATTGAGTCGATTGAGCAAGTGGAAAATGACCGTATTGTGGAAATTACGGTTTCTAATAAAAACGAGATTGGGGACCATATTCAGGCTACCTTGATTATCGAAATTATGGGGAAACACAGTAATATTCTACTGGTCGATAAAAGCAGTCATAAAATCCTCGAAGTTATCAAACATGTTGGCTTTTCACAAAATAGCTACCGCACCTTGCTTCCTGGATCGACCTATATCGCTCCGCCAAGTACGGAAGCTCTCAATCCTTTTACAATCAAGGACGAGAAACTTTTTGAAATCCTGCAAACACAGGAAACGACAGCTAAAAATCTTCAAAGCCTCTTTCAAGGTCTGGGACGCGATACGGCAAATGAATTGGAAAGGATACTGGTTAGTGAAAAACTTTCCACTTTCCGAAACTTTTTCAATCAAGAAACCAAGCCATGCTTGACTGAGACTTCCTTCAGCCCAGTTCCTTTTGCAAATCAGGTGGGAGAGCCTTTTGCCAGTCTTTCTGATTTGTTGAACACCTACTATAAGGATAAGGCTGAGCGCGACCGCGTAAAACAGCAAGCCAGTGAACTGATTCGTCGTGTTGAAAATGAACTTCAAAAAAATCGTCATAAGCTTAAAAAACAAGAAAAAGAGTTACTGGCGACAGACAACGCTGAAGAATTTCGTCAAAAGGGGGAATTACTGACAACCTTCCTCCATCAAGTTCCTAATGACCAAGATCAGGTTATCCTAGACAACTACTATACTAATCAACCTATCACAATTGCGCTTGATAAGGCCTTGACTCCCAACCAGAATGCCCAACGCTATTTTAAACGGTATCAGAAACTCAAAGAAGCTGTCAAATACTTGACTGAGCTGATTGAGGAAACCAAGGCAACCATTCTCTATCTGGAAAGTGTAGAAACCGTCCTCAACCAAGCTGGACTAGAAGAAATCGCTGAAATCCGTGAAGAATTGATCCAAACAGGTTTTATCCGCAGAAGACAACGGGAGAAAATCCAGAAACGCAAAAAACCAGAACAATATCTAGCAAGCGATGGCAAAACCATCATCTATGTCGGTCGCAATAACCTGCAAAATGAGGAGCTAACCTTTAAAATGGCCCGCAAGGAGGAACTTTGGTTCCATGCCAAGGACATTCCTGGAAGCCATGTTGTCATCTCAGGCAATCTTGACCCATCTGATGAAGTCAAGACAGACGCGGCAGAACTGGCCGCCTACTTCTCTCAAGGTCGCCTATCAAATCTGGTGCAGGTAGATATGATTGAAGTCAAAAAACTCAACAAACCAACTGGCGGAAAACCAGGCTTTGTCACTTACACAGGACAAAAGACCCTCCGCGTCACACCAGACCCCGAAAAAATCGCATCTATGAAAAAATCCTGA